One Bombus affinis isolate iyBomAffi1 chromosome 10, iyBomAffi1.2, whole genome shotgun sequence genomic window, GAATGGTTTATCACAGAGGGATGTAAAACTCGCATCTTTCATAGACAAGGCTGCTAAAGTGGGAGAAAACTAAATATTAATTTGTaggataatttttaaataattacaatggATGAATGATATGTTTCTATGATAATAATGTTAATAatgttttagaattttttgatgttataaaaattatattacatacatataaatgCTGTAGGTATAtttgtttcatatttgttttatactatgacttctataaataaatacattttatttaattcaaattatttgtGGAATTAATTTGTATTCGTTATGCTATCACAATTTATATATTATCTAGAATAATGAAAATGGATTTTAtaactattatttaaataatgcaataaattgtttaaagataaataatttatttctgaataatTTATGATAAAGAGAATGTTAAAACATCTAAATTAAAACATATTCATGATCTAATCAAAATATGTAGTAATTAGGGAATTATTCTAATCAAAATATACAATAAAGGAATTATTCTTCATTAGAGGCAGGTATGGTTTGTGGGGGTGTTTTGCCAATTGCCCAAGCATCTTTCACAGCTCTTGAAACCCCAGGACCATTATTTATGAGTACAAACAGACCACACAGTGTAGCTGCTGAGATCATAAGCAATGTAAAGTGCAGAATTTTTGGTACTACAGGTCCAACAACACTAGGACGTGCATAGTCTGTAATAACAGCTTCCAAACCCCTATATAATATGTGTTACAATATAATAAAAACACATTAaatctatataaaaataaagaaacaaaaatattctgCAGTATGCAAAAAATCATATGTGGTGTGAtatcaataataattttttaagatGAATAATTACCAGTGTGAGTGCATTACAACTAATACAGACATTACACCATCAAGAATTGGATTTTCTGCTATTAAAGCAGCAGGTATCAAAATTGGTAGTGCTGTTGAGACAATTCTTTCCATGACCCACATACGTACATGATCACCTGTAGATGTACTTGCATTGCGGCTTATTTGTGTACCTAAAGTGGTAGTTGCTGGGAACTGAAacatatttacaataaaatatacatCACAGAAAAGAACCTATaacataaatatttgaaataaatgttATAACACCAATACCTTTGTTAAGCAATTGGTTCTATTGCTAGTTGTACCAGAATTTAAACATTGTCTAACGTTGGCAAGACTACTAGATGTTCTACCAAATTGAGGCAGTTTGCAAGAATTTGCAAAAAGATTAGATTTTGAAAGTAAttctgtaaaaataaaaatgatatgaTTTGTATTCTAATTTGGATTGTCCGTATAAAGATTGAATATTTAATCGAATATTTAGAATAtactaaaaattatattaattttatatattcataaatcacaagaaatgatttaattatcTTATAATATGTATACAGATTTTGTATTTTAGTTTATAATAatacattatattaaataatatcataatgattaaagatatagaaaaatttgttCAATAAGGTTATGTCAATGTCATTCAAAATAgtcaaaat contains:
- the LOC126921395 gene encoding succinate dehydrogenase [ubiquinone] cytochrome b small subunit, mitochondrial; translated protein: MMLKKIVSPTIIHKVKQLELLSKSNLFANSCKLPQFGRTSSSLANVRQCLNSGTTSNRTNCLTKFPATTTLGTQISRNASTSTGDHVRMWVMERIVSTALPILIPAALIAENPILDGVMSVLVVMHSHWGLEAVITDYARPSVVGPVVPKILHFTLLMISAATLCGLFVLINNGPGVSRAVKDAWAIGKTPPQTIPASNEE